The following is a genomic window from Streptomyces sp. BHT-5-2.
TTGTTGCATCGCTCCCGCATGTTGGTCCAGACGCTGTGAAGGGCACTGCGCGATTTTCCGTGAAATCGGTATCTGTCATAGACCTGGACCTGGCCGTTCCATACTCTCTCGACGTGGATTCGGGCTTCCGGGTCGCCGTCCACGCTCGCGTAGCAGTAGCCGCAGGCGGACGTTTTCAGTTGCTCTAGCGCGTCCTCCCGGATCTCCTTTTTTCTCTTGCAGGCCGTGCAGCGGACGGGGACGAAATACCGGTTTCGTTTGGCTGACTGTCCACTGCGGCCCCTCACGAGCTTCGGGAACGACGGCCCGGTCACTTCGTGGATGCCGAGCATGCTGCCGACCGGCAGGTCCTCTCGCTTCCTTGCAGGCAATGCAACTCCCCCCAGTGATGGCGGACTTGATCACGCAGTGCTGGTCTCGCCATCTTGCCGTGGGGCACTGACAACGGCCGGGAGGGCGGCCCCCTCGGGATCATTCGGAGCGTGGTGGGCCGATGGCGACGACGGCTCCGGTCTGCGTGTCCAGCTGCTGGCGGAGGGCTTCGTTGTCGTGGTGAAGGGCGGCGATGACCGTGGCGGAGGCATCGAGTCGGCCTTGGAGCTGGGTCCGCTCTCGTTTGAGAGTCCTCACCTCGACACGTAGCTTCTGGAGTTCGTCATCGCGTCGGGCTTCGCCGGGGGTGCGGGCGTCGGTAGCGGCTGTGCGTCGGTCCCATTCGGCGAGGATGCTGTGGGCCCGGTTCATCGTGGCCCGGCTGACGCCGGCTTCCCGGTAGAGGTTCTCCTTGATCAGCCGCCCGTCGGTGCAGGTGGGGCGGCCCGCGAGGAGCCGTTCCATCGCGGCCCGCAGGGCCTTGACCGCCTCGGCGGAGGCGTGGTCCGTGATCGTCTCGGCGGTGGTGGGCTGGGTCATTTCTCGGCCCTTCGGATCACTGAGCGGACGTCGTCGAGCTGTCGGTTGAGCTGGTCCCGGCGGCAGGGGGCGATCTTGTGCGTCTCCAGCAGGGTCAGGAGGCTGTGCTCCTCGCTCTTCCAGATCTGCAGGTGGTCGGGGGTGATGACGCTGTTGGGGCAGCGGCCGGGCTGGCAGCGGTCGATCAGCGGGCCGGTGTGTCCGGCGGGGACGACCGCTTCTTCGAGGCATTTCGCGCCGTCGGGGTGGTTGTGGTCGAGGGTGCAGTGGTTGAGCTTGCCGAAGCGGAGCGTGACGCGGGTCTTGTGCAGGAGGTCGTATTCGGTCCGTTTGTCGCCGGTCTTCGCGGTGCGGGTGGCTTCGATGGCGGCCTTCTTGACGCTGTTGAAGGTGTTGGTGAGTTTGTCGGCGCCGGGTCCGTAGCCGATCACGGCGCCTGCGTGGTGCTGGTCGTAGAGGTCCCGCAGGCGCATGAAGCGGGCGTCCTCGATGGCGGTGTCCAGCAGGCGGGACCAGTTCGCGTCGGAGGCGCCATAGCCCTGGGTGGACCGGTTGGCCAGGGCTCGGGTGGCCGCGTGCTTGAGCTGGAGCCCCAGGGCGATCTCGGCGCCGGGTTCGGTGGCGACGAGCATGGACATGGTCTTGCGGAACATGTGCGGGGCGACCTTGTCCGCGGGGATCTTCTCCAGGCCGGTGTGGTCGGAGGTCTCGTTGACGTGCTCGATGAACTTCTCGATCAGCTTGCGGCTGACGCTGTGCTCGTAGCTGTTGATGCGGGTCGTGCTGCCCGGCAGGCCGGGGTCGGCGAAGACGAGTTCGGGGTGGGCGGACAGTTCCTCGGCGACGAGGATCGCGCGGGCGACCGGCTCGATGATCCACCAGTGCTCCATGGGGCGGCCGGGGTCCTGCTTGCGTTTGCGGGAGACGATGGCCGGTGCCCCGTAGAACTCGGCGACGACGCTGCCGCGTACGACTTCACGGATCTCGCTGTCGCGCATCATCGACATGGCGGCGACGAAGATGTAGCAGGCGGCCCGCAGGGCCCGGCATTCGTGGCCCAGGGCCCAGGGGTCGATGCCGGGATGCCAGGGGCCCCGGCTGCCGTCGGGACGGTCGACCTCGGTGAGGTGCTCGATGAGGCTGCCCGGACGCCCGCGGCCCTCGGCGAGTGCCTGCAGGACGATTTCCCGTGCTCTGCTGACCCGGTTCCCGGCGTGGCCCTTCGAGGAGAACGCGTTGCCGCTGCCGCGGCCCATGAGTTCGGCCAGCAGGCTCCAGTTCGGCTCACCGGCCTGGCCGCACCCGCCGTGATGAAGCGGGACGGTGCGGTCCGGGCCGGCCAGCCATCGGATCACGTGCTCGGGCAACGGTTCCAGCGGGCCGCTCGGCCGCGGCGCCAGCCGCAGGTGGGTGTCGCGGGCGGTGATGATGTCCGCGGAGAAGGTGTCGATGTAGGTCCAGGCCGCTTTGATCAGGGGAAACCAGACCTCGGGCCGGATGTTCGGGGTGGAGACCTCGTCGGTTGCGGGGTCCTTGGCCACTGTTCGGGCCGAGCGGCCCGGCCAGGGGTCGGCCGCCAGGCCGCCGCCGGTCAGCGCGGGTGCGAGTTCGTGCAGGAGCCGGACGGAGCCGACGTAGTTGCGGACCGTCGCCGTCGAGCGGATCTCGGACTTCTCCGCGATGAAGCGGTGCATGTCGTTACTGGTCCAGTGGGCGGGATGCAGGCTCAGGCCCGCTTCGCGGACCCACTCGATCAGCACCCGCAGCTCGGAGAGCATGCCCATCACCGTGCCCGGCTGGTAGGGGTCGCGGTCCAGGCAGACGCCGGTCTTGAGCAGGGCCGGGTGCTGAGGGTTGAGCACGGACATGCTGATCTCGCGGACCCGCAGGTTCCACTGCCTGGGGAATCCGTCGAACACCGCGATCCAGCCGGACGGGGCGACGTTCGCGGGACGCCGCTGGGCCTCGAACAGCCACCGGTCCGTGCGGCCGAAGGGCGGGATCTCGACGCCCGGCAGCAGCGGCCGCCCCTGGAGGACCGGCTCGTCCTGAGCGAACACGTCCGACAGGCCGAGCGGGGCGGTGAGGTATTCGTGCAGGCGGGACGGTGCCGGATCGCGTACGGGCTCGTGGGTGAAGTCCGCGGGTGAGGTCATGAGTCGAACTCCACGAACGAGGAAAGGGGAAGCTGCAGCCGCAGGCCCTGGTCGGTGATCTGCTGGCGGGCCCGCTCCAGGTCGGCGGGCAGGACGTCGGCCAGCACCGCCTTCAGGTTCGTGCGGCTCTGCCCCCATGCCTTGTGGAAGACCCTGGGGTCGAGCCGGGCCGCCAGGGATTCCACATGCTCGGCGAACAACAGGAGTTGGGGCAGGTTGGACGGCAGGATAAACGCGTTGGTGCATTCCAGACAGCGAAGCGGAGCGACCGCGCAGAGCTCGCCGGGCGGACTGTAGGGCGACTGGTAGGGGTTGCGGCAGCTGCTGACGCCCATGTCGAGCTCGCCCTGGACGATGTCCTCGGCCTGCTGGGCGTCCAGTCCGAGCGTGTCCAGGACCTCCGGGTCGCGAAGCTGGCCGGCGGCCTCCTCGTCCAGCACCACCGGACCGGCCAGGGCCCGCTTCAGCCAGTCGTCTTGCGCGCGGGTGATGGTGTGCCCGGCCATCGTCCGCAGGGTGGTGCCGTGCGCGTAGTGGCCCCAGAAGACCTGTTCGGTGTGATCGTCGGCGGCATCGCTGACCAGACCGCGGAACGCGATGGTCTTCTCGACCTTGGCCGACTTCCGCAGCCGCCGGATGTCCATCTTCCCGGCGACCGTCACCCCGGTCCGTTCCACCCACTCGTCCAGGCCGCCGCCGCGGCCGACCGGTTCGAAGGGCCGGAAGGACAGTTCACCGCGCTGGTGGGAGTTGTCGGTGTGCGGGATGACGCTCCCGCGGATGAACAGGTAGGGCTTCTTGGCGGTGCTGCGGCGCCGGGCGGCAGCGGTGACCTCGATCAGGGTCCTCAGGATCTCGGCCGTGCTGAGCCCGGCCCGGTCCGGGTGCATGACCTGGCTCTCCTCGCCCATCTCCTTGAACTCGCGGTAGCGGATCTTGTGGGCGCGTCGCTTCACCAGCCGCAGCCGTACTCCTCCGGGAACGAACTCCACGTCGCCCTCGGTCAGGTAGGCGACCTCTTCGGGAGCATGGCCGGTCGCGGCGACCAGCAGCACCCGGAACGACTGCAAGTCGACGTTGCGCGGATAGAGCAGTGAGGCGATCGCGATCGTCAGCAGGTAGCGGCCCATGTTCGGGTTGAACCGCACTCCGGTGAAGTCGAAGACCTCTTTCAGCTCCGGTGGCCAGGCATGGTGGCTGGGCAGAGCCCTCCAGATCTCCAGCGGAGTGACCAGGCCGTTCGCCAGGCCGAAGGCCAGGTTCGCCAGGCTGGCCCAGCCCTCCGTGCGCGGGTCGGCGCCTGCCGCCACCAGTTCACGGCCCCGCTGGAGCCGCTGTCTCAGCCCGCGGATATCCGTCCAGGCGGCCCTGACCAGCTCGCGTTTCTCCGCCCGGGTGAACTCCTCCAGCTGCCGGTGCGTGCGCGGGATGCTCGCCGGGATCGCGGTCGTCAGCAGCCTCTGGACAGCCGGCGCCAGCACCCGCTCGGGATGCTGACCGCGAAAACGGATCAGGGACAGGACATCAGCGGCCAGGAAGTAGGGCCGGGTAGAGCCCTCCTCGAACTGCCCGGGCAGGGCCCTGATCCACTCCCTGATGTGGAAACTGACGTCTGGCTCGGGCCGGGCCAGCGAACAGGCCGCCGCTTCCGCCCCGGCCTTG
Proteins encoded in this region:
- a CDS encoding integrase — its product is MTSPADFTHEPVRDPAPSRLHEYLTAPLGLSDVFAQDEPVLQGRPLLPGVEIPPFGRTDRWLFEAQRRPANVAPSGWIAVFDGFPRQWNLRVREISMSVLNPQHPALLKTGVCLDRDPYQPGTVMGMLSELRVLIEWVREAGLSLHPAHWTSNDMHRFIAEKSEIRSTATVRNYVGSVRLLHELAPALTGGGLAADPWPGRSARTVAKDPATDEVSTPNIRPEVWFPLIKAAWTYIDTFSADIITARDTHLRLAPRPSGPLEPLPEHVIRWLAGPDRTVPLHHGGCGQAGEPNWSLLAELMGRGSGNAFSSKGHAGNRVSRAREIVLQALAEGRGRPGSLIEHLTEVDRPDGSRGPWHPGIDPWALGHECRALRAACYIFVAAMSMMRDSEIREVVRGSVVAEFYGAPAIVSRKRKQDPGRPMEHWWIIEPVARAILVAEELSAHPELVFADPGLPGSTTRINSYEHSVSRKLIEKFIEHVNETSDHTGLEKIPADKVAPHMFRKTMSMLVATEPGAEIALGLQLKHAATRALANRSTQGYGASDANWSRLLDTAIEDARFMRLRDLYDQHHAGAVIGYGPGADKLTNTFNSVKKAAIEATRTAKTGDKRTEYDLLHKTRVTLRFGKLNHCTLDHNHPDGAKCLEEAVVPAGHTGPLIDRCQPGRCPNSVITPDHLQIWKSEEHSLLTLLETHKIAPCRRDQLNRQLDDVRSVIRRAEK